In Paenibacillus sp. BIC5C1, a genomic segment contains:
- the treR gene encoding trehalose operon repressor, protein MNNKFIRIYEDIAARIRTGEIEAGTLLPSELDLSESYQTSRETIRKALKMLSEEGYIQKIQGKGSIVLDIRKIDFPISGLVSFKELAKKMGHRAKTYVKVFEEKKVDQALFKKINFGLNEKVWEIRRVRKVDGEHVILDKDHISQKLIPGLSKEICNDSIFEYIEEELGLTISFAKKEILVEEPTAEDRELLDLEGFHNVVVVRSQVYLEDASQFQFTEARHRPDKFRFVDFARRR, encoded by the coding sequence ATGAATAATAAATTTATCCGAATCTATGAAGATATTGCAGCTCGTATTCGGACTGGAGAAATTGAAGCAGGCACGCTGCTTCCCTCGGAACTGGATTTATCGGAAAGTTATCAAACTTCAAGAGAGACGATTCGCAAAGCGCTGAAAATGCTGTCTGAAGAAGGTTATATCCAGAAAATTCAAGGTAAGGGCTCCATTGTATTGGATATACGTAAAATTGATTTTCCTATTTCGGGCCTTGTTAGCTTCAAGGAACTGGCTAAAAAAATGGGACATCGGGCCAAAACGTACGTTAAGGTTTTTGAAGAAAAAAAGGTTGATCAAGCCTTGTTCAAGAAAATCAATTTTGGTCTGAATGAAAAGGTCTGGGAGATCAGACGTGTACGGAAAGTGGATGGAGAACATGTCATTCTCGATAAGGACCATATAAGTCAGAAGCTTATCCCTGGTTTGAGCAAGGAAATATGTAATGACTCCATCTTCGAGTACATTGAGGAAGAGCTCGGGCTGACCATCTCTTTTGCCAAAAAGGAAATTTTGGTGGAGGAACCTACCGCTGAGGATAGGGAATTGCTTGATCTTGAAGGTTTCCACAATGTAGTTGTGGTTAGGAGCCAGGTTTACCTGGAGGATGCCAGTCAATTCCAATTCACA